One Dietzia sp. JS16-p6b genomic window carries:
- the rnpA gene encoding ribonuclease P protein component: MLPRTHRLHRSADFAAVVRRGARKGRRTMVVHAHVDSSDVRVGGPRFGLVVSKAVGDSVTRHRVSRRLRHIASEVLPGLDSDLLVVVRANPAAASASHADLLRDMRTGLTSAVSRAREAGR, encoded by the coding sequence GTGCTTCCCAGGACCCATCGGCTCCACCGGTCCGCTGATTTCGCGGCGGTGGTGCGAAGGGGTGCCAGGAAGGGCCGCCGGACCATGGTCGTACACGCCCACGTGGACTCCTCCGATGTCCGCGTGGGCGGACCTCGTTTCGGCCTGGTCGTCAGTAAAGCCGTCGGGGACTCGGTGACCCGCCACCGTGTCAGCCGGCGGCTTCGTCACATCGCATCGGAAGTCCTCCCCGGGCTCGATTCCGATCTCCTGGTTGTGGTCCGGGCCAATCCGGCTGCCGCCTCGGCCTCCCACGCCGATCTACTCCGCGACATGCGGACCGGTCTCACCTCCGCCGTGTCGCGGGCCCGGGAGGCAGGGCGATGA
- the rpmH gene encoding 50S ribosomal protein L34, producing MAKGKRTFQPNNRRRAKVHGFRLRMRTRAGRGIVGARRRKGRASLTA from the coding sequence ATGGCCAAGGGCAAGCGGACTTTCCAGCCGAACAATCGTCGTCGTGCCAAGGTGCACGGATTCCGGCTCCGGATGCGCACCCGCGCCGGCCGCGGCATCGTCGGCGCCCGTCGCCGCAAGGGCCGCGCCTCGTTGACGGCCTGA